The Ruminococcaceae bacterium R-25 DNA segment GGTGCGATCTCTCTGGAATGTGTCCAGATCAGAGATTATGCCCCGAATAACTACGGGCGCGTTGATGACACTATCTACGGCGGCGGTACGGGCATGATGATCCGTCCGGAACCTGTTTTCGGAGCATACGAAAAGGCGGTCGAACTCTGTGGCGGCAAAAAGCCCCACACGGTCTATATGTCGCCCAAGGGCAAGGTTTTCAATCAGGCTAAGGCCCATGAACTCGCTTCATATGAGAACCTCCTGATCATCTGCGGTCACTACGAAGGCATTGATGCGCGCGTAATTGACGAGATCTGCGACGAGGAGATATCGATCGGCGACTATGTCTTAACAGGCGGAGAGACCGCTGCGATCGTTGTTATTGATGCAGTAGCAAGGCTCTGCCCGGGAGTTCTTCCCAACGAAGAGGCTTATACGAACGAGTCTCATACTGACGGAATGTTAGAAGCTCCGCAGTATACAAAGCCTCCGGTCTGGCATGACAAGGAAGTTCCGGAAGTCCTGAAAAACGGCAATGACGCAGCAATAGCGGACTATAACCGCATCGCTGCACTGGTCGATACATGGACAAACAGGCCCGATATGCTGGATAAATTGGATATTTCTGAAAGTGATTGGGCTAAAATGCTTGCCTTTAAAAGAGGCATGTGCTAAAATTCTCCAGTTATCAGGGTGGTCCTCTGCCATTATCCAGGCAAGAACATCTGCAGGAAAGAGAGGAAACAAACAATATGGATTTAGTAAAAGTCATCGAGAGCGAAAATATTCGCAACCAGTATCCTGAAGTAGAAGTCGGAGACTTCGTTAAGGCTCACCTCCTTATCAAGGAAGGCGCAAAGGAGCGTATTCAGGTATTCGAAGGCTATGTCATCGCAAGAAAAGGCCAGGGCCTTTCAGAGACAATAACAATTCGCCGTGTATCTTACGGTATCGGCGTAGAGAGAATTCTCCCTGTTAACTCACCCAAGATCGATCACATCGACGTTATTCGTAAGGGTAAGATCAGAAGAGCAAAGCTTTATTATCTCCGCGATCGTCAGGGCAAGGCTGCAAAGATCACACAGAAGATCTGATAGCGGTTTTCAATTCGATTCACAAGAGGTTGTCTCATATGAGGCAACCTCTTTCTTTTGTGTTAAAATCAACAGGTAAATAATCTTAGAGGTTTATATGGCTGAGAAAAAGAATGACATTAACTGGTTTCCGGGGCACATGAGAAAGGCCTTAAACGAGACAGGCGAGAGATTAAAGCTCGTCGATCTTGTTTATGAGACATGCGACGCGAGAATACCTTTTTCGAGCAGGAATCCGGAATTAGACAGGATCATAGGAACCAAGCCCAGGATCGTTATCCTTAACAAGGCTGACCTCGCAGATCCTGCGAAAACATCCCGCTGGATCGAGAACTTTGAGTCTGAGAACACACGTGCCTGTGCGCTCGAGAGCACGCATAAGAAGGGCTTTGACAAGCTTAACGCAATCACCATGGACATGATGAAGGAAAAGCTCGAGAAAGCTGCTGAGAAGGGCAGGATAGGGCGTCCCGTAAGAGTCATGGTTGTAGGTGCTCCTAATACCGGAAAGTCCACGATCATTAATGCTCTCGCCGGCAGAAAAGCAGCTGTTACAGGCGATAAGCCCGGTGTCACAAAAGACTTCAAATGGATCATGACGGGCGGCAGATTAGAGCTGATGGATATGGCCGGCGTTTTGTGGCCGAGAATTGCGAATGCCAAGAGCGGTATCTGCCTTACTGCGTTGGGTTCCGTAAAAGAGGAGATCACCGATGTCGTCAAAGTCGCTTATGAGACGATGAAGATCATGATCGATATCTATCCTGATCTTATCAGGGAACGTTACGGCGTTGATGTCGATGTGAAATTTGATGAGGACGCAGGATATTTCCAGGATCCTTATTACGATCTTTTCCTTGAGATGGCGAAAAAGAGAGGCTGCTTAATGAGCGGCGGCAGGATCGATGAAGAGCGTTTCGCCAGGCTTTTCATAAACGATCTCAAAGAAGGCAGGACCGGCAGGATCACTTTGGAGATGCCTGAAGATTTTAAGTAACAGAGGATAATAATATGCCCAAGCTTACGAAGGAACAACTTATTGAAAAATACGATGCTATGTATGCATATGAAAAGGACTGCCTTGCCAAAGGTTTTAAGATGATCGGCGGCATCGACGAAGCGGGAAGAGGACCTCTTGCAGGCCCTGTCGTAGCCGCGTGCTGTATCCTTGATCCTGATGTAAAGATACTGGGTCTGGACGATTCGAAAAAGCTCTCTGAAAAGAAAAGAGAAGAGCTTTTCCTGGAGATAAAAGAGAAGGCAAAAGCTTATGCTATCTGCAGTTCAAGTCCTGAAGAGATAGATGCGATCAATATCCTGGAAGCAACGAAAAAAGCGATGAGAAACTGCGTAAAGGAACTCGCTGCAAAAGGTGTATCTCCCGATATCCTTCTTATCGATGCAGTTAATCTGTCAGGCACGGGATTGGATGTAATTCCGATAATAAAAGGCGACGCAAAATCAGATTCGATCGCTGCCGCATCGATCCTCGCAAAGGTTACGCGAGACCACATCATGATGGATTACGACACTGAATATCCGGGCTACGGCTTTGCTAAACATAAGGGCTACGGAACAAAAGACCATTACGCTGCAATCCGCGAAAAAGGAATGACGCCTATACACAGAAGGTCATTCCTGAAGGTCATACATTAATGAGTTGAGAAATATTCTTTCGTGAGCGATTCCGCACAAGTGAGCGAAGTGAACGCGGAGGACCTTAGCGAGAGAAAGAATATTTCTTAAACACTTGACTTTGTGGCAAAGTTTAAGTATTATATCGCTCGTGAAAGAAGAACATCCGATTCTCACCTCAAGCGGCGATAGCTAGTAAAGAGGTCAATAACTAGATAATTAACCTATTTTAGAGGGGTTGCCATTAAGGCAGGGTAGTTATGAGAGAACGGATTTTATCCGTTCTTTTTTTATGTAGTTAAAGTAAGTCTTAAACAAGGAGGTGGCCACCATCGCTAAGACCAATGATAATCAGATGATTAACGGAGCTATCAAGTTCCCTCAGGTACGTCTCATTGACGCAGAAGGACAGATGATCGGTGTTGTTCCGATCGAGGAAGCTCTCAAGAGTGCTGAGGAAGCTGATTTAGATCTCGTCTGCATCTCACCCAATCCTGATAACCCGGTTTGCCGTGTAATGGATTACAACAAGTTCCTTTTCGAAAAGGGTAAGAGAGAGAAGGAAGCAAAGAAGAAGCAGAAGGAGACAGAACTTAAGGAAGTCGGCTTAAAGCTTACAACAGACGTTCACGATGTCGAAGTAAAGCGCAAGATGGTAGTTAAGTTCCTTTCGGCAGGCGACAGAGTTAAGGTTAACATCCGATTCAGAGGCCGCGAGATGGCTTTCCAGAATAAAGGTTTCGAAGTGCTTGATACATTTGCACAGAGCGTAACCGAATACGGATCAGTAGACAGGCCGCCGAAGTTAGAAGGCAGGAACATGGTAATGTACCTGTCACCGGCAAAGAAAAAATAATTTAGGAGGAAAGATAATATGCCCAAGCAGAAGACACACACTTCTTCAAAGAAGAGATTTAAGGTAACAGGTACCGGTAAGGTTCTCCATAAGCAGGCGTTCAGAAGCCACATTTTAAGCAAGAGACCTACTAAGAGAATGAGACACCTTAGACACAACCAGGTATGCTCAGATCAGAATGCAAGAATCATCAAGAAGATGATCCCTTACGCTTAATTGCTTAGAATTTAGGAGGACAAGAATATGTCAAGAGTTAAAAGAGGAATCCGCACAAGAGCGCGTCATCATAAGATTTTAAAGGCAGCAAAGGGCTACTGGGGTCATAAGAGCAAGCTTTTCAAGGTTGCTAACCAGCAGGTTCTTAAGTCCGGCAACTATGCTTACAGAGACAGAAGAAACAAGAAGAGAGAGTTCAGAAGACTCTGGATCGTTCGTATCAACGCAGCTTGCCGTCTTAACGACATGAGCTACTCCAGATTCATGAACGGCCTCAAGAAGGCTGGTATCGAGCTCGACCGTAAGGTTCTTTCCGATATCGCAGTTACAGATGCAGCAGGTTTTACTTCTCTCGTTGAGAAGGCTAAGGCAGCTCTCTGATAACCAACTTAAATTGAATTTTCAAGTTGCGTGAGACTAAGTTCTCGCGCAACTTTTTTGTTGTCAGAAAAAGCAGGTAAATGATGCGACTATGGTCTTTTGTTTTGCCGCTCATAAGCAATCGTGCTCAAAAATCGTGCAAAAGTCGGGCATTGCCCGATTGCCTGCGTGACTTTTTATCATTACTCGATACATAATCGTGCAAAAGTCTGGCACTGCCCGATTATATGCCCGACTTTTTATCGTTACTCAATATAAAATCCGGCTAAAAATCTGGCTGTGCATGATTTTTGCCAGATTTCTTAAGCAACATGGGTGCTACATGTGACAGCAGTATTCAATACGGCAACCGGTACGGCTACTGCCTTATTGAATGCCGTATTTTCCTTCAAAAACGGCCCTGAATACGGCAACTGATGCGGCAGCCGCCGTATTGATTGCCACATTTTCAGGCCAAAAACGCGTTTTTTACGGCAAACAATGCGGCTATAGCCGTACTGTTAGCCGCATTTTAAACAGCCGTTTTAAGGCTTGAAGCCGATTTTATTTGTTATAATGTTTTCCGTAAAACAAAAAGGAGAACTCCCAAAAGTGCAGGTAATCACCAGCCGCGACAATCCGAACGTTAAACGTATCGCAAAGCTTACCAAGAGATCAGAAGCCAAGAAAGAAGGCCTGATCTATCTTGAAGGCACCAGGCTTTGTGAGGAGGCTTTGTTAAGCGGTCAAAAGGCTAAGGAAGTCATCGTTACAGAAGATAAGATCTCCTGGGCAAAAGAGTTCACACATGATGTTGAACCTCTCGTATTAAGCAAAGAGGTTTTTACAAAGATATCCCAGACTGTAAATCCGCAGGGCGTTGCGATCATCATCAGTGAGCCCGGAATAAGCGCGGACATCCCCTGGAAGGGCGATAACAAAGATATCTATGTCGTGCTCGAAAACACACAGGATCCGGGCAATCTGGGAACCATAATAAGAATGGCTGACGCATTCGGCCTTACTGCGGTCATTGTAAGTCCCACTACATGCGATCCTTATAATGACAAAGTCATCAGAGCAACGATGGGCTCAATCTGGCATATTCCCGTTGTGAGAAAGACTATGGATGAATGTTTCGCTTTTTTCGAAAAGGAAAACATCGAAACCATCGCTACACACCTTAAGGGAAATGAACTCGGCAGTGGTGATCTGAAGCTCCCATGTGCTTATTTTATCGGCAATGAGGGCGACGGACTTACTGATGAGACTGCAAAAAAATGCACTAAGCTTGTTAAGATCCCGATGAAGGGAAAAGCCGAATCTCTTAATGCTGCCGTAGCCGCATCGGTAATCGGATACGAGCTTTCAAAGCTTTTATAAGTGCGATTTTTGCATAGACTAAACAACTAAATGCACTTTTATTGCATAATTATTCGTCTAACAGCGAGCAAATCCTAATAAAAGAAAAGCTTTATAATATCTGGTATTATAGGCGCTAGTCTAAGTGAAGATAGCAGAAAGACAGACGGAACATGGCATTTGAACAAAAAGAAGAGCTGATCAATAAGCTTGCTGATGTAGCAAAAGTTAAGTCGCATATCAACAAGGATCTGTACACGAAGTACAACGTTAAGAGAGGACTCCGTAACAATGACGGTACGGGAGTTCTTGTTGGCCTTACCGAAGTAGGTGAGGTAATGAGCTATATCGTTGATGATGCAGACAGAATTCCCGTAGAGGGTAAGCTTTTCTATCAAGGCTATGAAGTAAAGGACCTCGTAAACGGTTTTTATTCCGAAGGAAGATACGGATATGAGGAGGTTGCTTTCCTGCTTCTTACAGGTGAGCTTCCTACTGCGTCTGAACTTAAGGAGTTCAATTCATTGCTTCAGAGCGTCAGACCGCTTCCTGAGGGCTTTACAGAGGACATGATCATGAAGGCTCCTTCTCCGGATGTCATGAACAAGCTCGCAAGATCCATCCTTGCTCTCTATTCATATGATGACAATCCTGATTCTACAGATATCGCAAACGTTGTAAGACAGTGCACAGAGCTCATCGCAAGATTCCCTGTGCTCATTTCTTACGGCTATATGGCGAGAAGACACTACATCGAGCACAGAGACCTTTATATCCATGCTCCTGTTGCTGAATACAATACCGCGCAGAACATCCTGCACATGATCAGACCTGACGGCCAGTTCACTGAGCTCGAAGCAAGGATCCTGGATGTGATGCTCGTTCTTCACGCAGAGCACGGCGGCGGAAACAACTCCACATTCGTTACTCATGCTGTAACTTCAACTGGTTCTGATACATATGCTGTTATGGCTTCTGCAGTAGGTTCATTAAAGGGCCCTCAGCACGGCGGTGCTTCCAACAAGGCATATGCCATGATGAAGGATCTTCGTGAGCATGTATCCGACTGGACAGATGAGAAGGCCATCAAGCAGTATCTTGCTGACATCATCAACAAGAAGGCTTTCGACCAGTCCGGACTTATCTATGGTATCGGTCACGCTGTTTATACATTGTCCGACCCCAGAACTGTTGTCATCAAAAAGTATGCTGAAGTTCTTGCACAAGAGAAGGGCAATATGGACCTTTACAATCTCTATATCCTTGTCGAAAAGCTCGCGCCTGAGGTTTTCCATGAGGTAAAGAAGTCCGATAAGCTCGTTTGCGCAAACGTAGACTTCTTCGCAGGTCTCGTATATTCAATGCTCGGAATTCCCACTGAGCTTTATACGCCTTTGTTCGCATGCGGAAGAATCGCAGGATGGAGCGCTCACAGGATCGAAGAGCTCGTGTCCGGAGGCCGTATCATGAGGCCTGCATTTAAGTGCGTAAACAAGCGCAGACCCTATATTCCCTCTGATAAGAGGACAGATATTATCTGATATTTGAATATTGGCCGCATATCGGGCCAGATATTCATGCCCTTTGTACTTGCGTAGGATATAATCCTGTGGTAATATACTCGGGCAAACAAAAAGGCCCCATGGTCAAGTGGTCAAGACGGCGCCCTCTCACGGCGCAATCAGCGGTTCGAATCCGCTTGGGGTCACCAAAACGTGATGAAGGACGAACATCTTGACCGATGTCCGTCTTTTTGTTCACAAAGGAATAGTTTTATGGATGAGAATAAGTACATCAAGATAAGAGGCGCAAGAGAGCATAATCTCAAGAATATTGACGTTGATATCCCCAGAAAGAAGATGGTCGTCTTAACCGGCCTTTCAGGTTCTGGTAAGTCTTCACTTGCTTTCGATACGATCTATGCCGAAGGACAGAGAAGATATGTTGAGTCTTTGTCTTCTTATGCAAGGATGTTCTTAGGACAGTTGGATAAGCCTGACTTGGACAGCATCGAGGGTTTGTCTCCTGCGATATCGATTGACCAGAAGTCTACTGTCAGCAATCCCAGATCAACTGTCGGTACCGTTACCGAGATCTACGATTATTTCAGACTTCTTTATGCCAGAGTCGGCGAGCCTTTCTGTCCTTCCTGCGGCAAGAAGATCAAGTCGATGGGTATCGACCAGATAATAGATAAGCTCAAGGTTTATCCTGAAGGCACCAGAGCCATCGTTTACGCGCCCGTAGTAAGAAATAAGAAGGGTGAGTTCTCTAAGCTCTTTGACGGCTTCAGGAAGTCCGGCTATGCGCGTGTAAGAGTAGACGGAATTACTTATGAGCTTGATGAAGATATAGAACTTAATAAGAATAACAAGCACATGATCGAAGTGATCGTCGACAGGCTTGTTATTAAGGAAACAAACACCACGAGACTTTACGACTCATGCGAGACGGCGTTAAAGCTCGCTGACGGTTTGCTCCAGGTCGAACTCCAGACGGCAACAGTCGGCAAAGACGGAGAAAAGACATATGAATCCAGCGAGGAATTCTTTTCACAGCATCTGGCATGCCCTGACTGCGGAATCTCCTTCGGTGAGATCAACACAAGAAGCTTCTCTTTTAACAGCCCTGAGGGTGCGTGCCCGAACTGTTCGGGTATCGGTACGCTCACAGCAGTCGATCCGGAGCTCTGTGTTACAAATCCTAAGCTTTCGCTTAATGAAGGAGCGGTAAGGACAGCAGGATGGAATTTCGACGATCCCAAGAGCTGGGGAAGATGCTTTATCGAAGCGCTCGCGAAAAGGTATAAGTTCTCTTTGGATGTCCCTTACTATAAGCTTCCTGAAGAGATCAAGAACATAATTCTCTATGGTAATAACGGCGAGATGCTCAAGGTCGATACGAGGAACTCGTTGTATCCCAGGAGCGGAGACTACTATTCCGATTGGGAAGGTGTTGTTCCGAGCGTTATGAGACGCTGGAGAGAGTCCGGCAGTGACGATGCCAAGGCTGCTTACGAACGTTACATGAGCATCGATGTATGCCCTGTATGTAACGGTGCAAGACTCAATAAGAACAGCTTGTCAGTTAAGCTCGGAGGAAAGAATATCTCAGAACTTACAGATATGTCTGTAAAGAACATGAGACAGTTCTTTTCTGATCTGGCTTTAAAGGGCAAGAACGCTGAGATCGCAGCACCTATCTTAAGAGAAGTTAAAGCCAGACTTGAGTTCCTGTATGACGTCGGATTGGACTACATGACGCTTTCGAGATCTTCTGCAACGCTCTCGGGCGGTGAGGCTCAGAGAATAAGACTCGCAACACAGATCGGTGCGGGCCTGCAGGGTGTCTTATATGTTCTCGACGAACCTTCCATAGGTTTACATCAAAGAGACAACGACAAGCTTATCAAGACGCTGTTTAAGCTAAGAGACTTAGGCAATTCAATCCTCGTTGTAGAGCACGATGAGGATACCATGAGAGCAGCTGACCATATCGTCGATATCGGACCGGGCGCCGGTTCTTTCGGAGGAAAGATCGTAGCTCAGGGCTCAATAGATGACATAATCAAGGTTGAAGAGTCCATGACCGGCCAGTATCTGTCGGGAAAGAAGTTCATACCTGTTCCAATGAACAGAAGAAAGATCGATGATAAGAAGCTCCTTAAGATCAAGGGAGCATGCATCAATAACCTTAAGAACATTGATGTTGATATCCCGATCGGTCTTTTTACGGTCGTTACGGGCGTATCAGGCTCAGGTAAGTCTTCGCTCATCAATTCTACGCTGGTGCCTTATCTTGAGCACGAGCTCAACGGCTCAAGGAAAAAGAAGGTCAAGTGTGAGCGGATAACTGGTTATTCGAACCTCGATAAGATAATCTGTATCGATCAGAGCCCCATAGGAAGGACTCCGAGGAGTAATCCTGCTACATATATCGGCCTTTTCGACCTTATCAGAAAGCTCTATGCCGAGACTCCTGATGCAAAGCAGAGAGGCTATAAGGCAGGCAGATTCTCGTTTAACACCAAGGGCGGACGCTGTGAGGCCTGTGCCGGTGACGGTGTAAACAAGATCGAGATGCATTTCCTTCCTGATATTTATGTCACATGCGACGTATGTAAGGGTAAGAGATACAACAGAGAGACTCTTGAAGTCAGATATAACGGCAAGAATATCTCTGACGTGCTCGACATGAGCGTTGATGAGGCTGTTGATTTCTTTAAGAATCACCCGACGATCTATAAGAAAGTAAGGACGCTGCAGGACGTAGGTCTGGGTTATATCAAGCTCGGTCAGCCGTCTACGACGCTCTCCGGAGGTGAGGCACAAAGAATCAAACTTGCCTCGGAATTGTCGAGAAGATCGACCGGAAAAACGATATATGTATTAGATGAACCCACCACGGGTCTGCACGTTGCGGACGTTCATAAATTGGTTGACATTTTAGAACGCCTAACAGAAAATAAGAACACTGTGGTCGTAATAGAGCACAATCTGGATGTCATAAAGACAGCAGATCACATAATTGACTTGGGTCCCGAGAGCGGTGACGGAGGCGGCGAAATAGTCGTTACCGGTACGCCGGAAGAGGTTGCAAAATGCAAAGCTTCTTACACGGGACAGTTCTTAAAGCCTCTTTTGGATAAGGCTAAGAAGAACGGCCAGTATAAGGATATTGCTGCATTTATCGACACAGCAAGGCTCGAAGAAGAACAGTACGACATTCTTACCGGACCTAAGGTAAGACGCAGGATAAGGGAAGAGATAGAGGATAACGGAGAAGAGTAATGGCAATTTGTAGTATTTGTAAAAAAAGACATGCTATCGTCTTTACCAGCCGATATGAAAACGGCGCCAGGATCGACGAAGGCTTTTGTTTAAAATGCGCCTATGAATCAGGCATATCAGGTGTTGCTGATATGTTTAAGGCGACAGGGATCAACGCAGACAACATCGATGAGATGAGCGACAGATTGGAAGAACTTGTAAAACAGGGCGGCTTTGCGGCTAATCCTACCGAGTTCCTGAAAAATCTGGCATCCGGCGACGGATTCGAACCTTTCGAAGACGATGAAAACGGTTATGAATTTGATGAAGATTCAACGCCTGTTGGTATCACGGATCCCGAAGACAAGAAAGACGATAAGTCTGAAGAAGAACCTATGGGTCTTCCTTCCATTTTCGATAATTTCTTCAGAAAGAAGCCTGAAGACCAGGAAGATGAAGGTGAAGGAAAGAATACCAAGGATACCAGAAGAGGCAGATCCAAGCCGCGCTTTAAGTACCTTAATGAATTTGGTACTAACCTTACGGCGCGCGCTGCCGAGAACAAGATCGACCGCATTATCGGCCGCGATGCCGAGATCGACCGTGTAATCCAGATCCTTAACAGACGTTCCAAGAATAACCCTGTTCTTATCGGTGCGCCCGGTGTAGGTAAGACCGCCGTAGCTCAGGGTCTTGCTGTAAAGATCGTCGAAGGTTCCGTGCCGGAGAAGCTCCTTAATATGGAGGTCTGGCAGTTAGACCTGCCCGCAATGGTTGCAGGCACACAGTTCAGAGGACAGTTCGAGAGCCGTATCAAGGGCGTTATCAATGAAGCGATCAAGGCAGAGAATATAATCCTTGTTATCGATGAGCTTCATACGATCATCGGTGCAGGAGATGCCGAAGGTTCCACGAATGCCGCAAACATCTTAAAGCCTGCTTTGGCAAGAGGTGAGCTCCGCATCCTCGGATCTACGACGACTGCCGAGTATAAGAGGATTGAGAAGGATTCCGCTCTCGAGAGACGTTTCCAGAAAGTCATGCTCGACGAACCCTCTGTCGAGATGACCATTGAGATCTTAAAGGGCATCAAGGATTATTACGAAAAGCATCACAACGTCACATATTCTGACGAAGTAATCGAGTTTGCCGTAAAGGCATCCAAGAGATATATCACTGACAGATATCTTCCTGATAAGGCGATAGACCTTATCGACGAAGCCGGATCTGCTGCAAACCTTAAGAATGTAAGGCTTGTAAAGCTTGCCAACACCAGGAAAGCTCTTGAAGCGGCTAAGGTCGAACATCAGAAAGTGATCGATTCAATGGAGAATTCTTCTCCTGAAGAGAGAGAAGCTGATTATGAAAAGGCTGCTGAGCTTAAGGCAAAAGTAGATAAGCTTCAGAATGAGGTCGATGCTCTGGAAAATGACATCAGTCCTGACCCCATCCAGATCGAAGATATCGCAAGAGTTGTCGAGATGTGGACAGGAATTCCTCTAAAGTCCATTTCAGAGACAGAATCAGAGAAGCTTGCTAATCTTGAGAATAAGCTTCACGAGCGCGTAATAGGCCAGGATGAGGCTGTACACGCCGTCGCGGCTGCTGTAAGACGTAACAGGGCAGGCTTTACTAAGAAGCATAAGCCTACATCGTTTATATTTGTAGGACCTACGGGTGTTGGTAAGACTGAGCTCGTTAAGGCGTTGGCTGAGGCTATGTTCGATACGGAAGATGCATTGATCAGAGTCGACATGTCCGAATACATGGAAGCTCATTCCGTATCAAAGCTCATCGGTTCACCTCCGGGATATGTCGGATTTGACGATGCCGGCCAGCTTACAGAACAGGTAAGAAGAAAGCCTTATTCCGTAGTTCTTTTCGATGAGATCGAAAAGGCTCACCATGACGTATTCAATCTGCTCCTACAGATGTTAGATGACGGCGTTCTTACTGACAGCCACGGTCTGCACGTTAACTTCGAAAACTGCATCATCATCATGACATCCAATGCCGGAAGTTCAGCGAAGGCCAATACGATCGGATTCTTCAATGATACGCACGAAGCTATGGAACAGCACGTTCAGAGCGCTCTCAAGGAGACATTCCGTCCTGAATTCTTAAACCGTGTAGATGAGACGATCATCTTCAAGTCATTGAAGCCTGAAGAGATCCGCAAGATCGTTAATATCATGATCAAGGATGTTTTCTCATCTCTTGACGAGAAGCACATCAAGGGCTCTTTGACAAAGGCTGCAGGCGACAGGCTCGCTGAGATCGGCTACGATGAGAAGTATGGTGCAAGACCTTTGCGCAAGGCTATCAGATCGAACATAGAAGACCCGCTCTCTGATATGTTCCTTACAGGCGCATTAAAGGATGTAGCAACTCTTAAGATCGATTTCAGAAGAGGCAAGTTCGTTTTCGATACGATCAAGGTCAAGACTGAATGATCCATAGGAATTAAATAAACTTTTCAAGGGCTGTCCTTAAGGGCAGCCCTTTTTATTTTACAAAAAAGAACCGCTGCGGTCTGCAGCGGTTCTTATCAACTGATTGCTTTTGTTATTACTTCTTCTTCCAGTCGAAGTATGCTGTGTTGTAGCCGTACTTTGTTACGTTTTCCTTAGTGTAAACATAGACTGTGAAGGAGTATGTTGCGCGTCCTTTGATCGTAACTTCTTTAGGTGTTCCTCTGAATGTTACGCCGTCTTTCTTAGCGCTGAAATCGAAGCATTCGGAAGAAACTTCTGTGATCGTTGAGTTGCAGAAGAACTTCATGTCGAGGTAGTTGAGGGACTTAGGAAGGCTGCAGGTTGTGTTGCTTGTGTTGTAAAGTTCGATAGTGAACTTGAAGCCCTTGTCCATTGTCTTGAACTTTGTGATCTTTGTGTTGATCGCGGTTACACAAGAACCGGCAGCAGTCTCTGCTGTCTCATCATTACCTGCAGTAGTAACTGTGACAACTGTTGTAGCTTCTGTTGTTGTAGTAGTAGCTTCGGTTGTCGTTGTAGTTGCTTCAGTGGTTGTTGTAGTAGCCTCAGTAGTCGTTGTTGTGGCTTCTGTGGTGGTTGTAGTTGCTTCGGTTGCAGTTGTTGTAGCTTCGGTAGTTGTAGTAGCAGTTGTTTCAGATTCAGTAGGCTTTTCCTTGCTTGTTTCAGCAGTTGTCTCTGTAGTAACAGTAGGAATAGTCTCGATCGTCTTTTTGCCGAATAAAGATCTGATACCGGAAGTATTATCCAGTGCCCACAAGATACCGATAGCGAGGAAGA contains these protein-coding regions:
- a CDS encoding excinuclease ABC subunit A, which translates into the protein MDENKYIKIRGAREHNLKNIDVDIPRKKMVVLTGLSGSGKSSLAFDTIYAEGQRRYVESLSSYARMFLGQLDKPDLDSIEGLSPAISIDQKSTVSNPRSTVGTVTEIYDYFRLLYARVGEPFCPSCGKKIKSMGIDQIIDKLKVYPEGTRAIVYAPVVRNKKGEFSKLFDGFRKSGYARVRVDGITYELDEDIELNKNNKHMIEVIVDRLVIKETNTTRLYDSCETALKLADGLLQVELQTATVGKDGEKTYESSEEFFSQHLACPDCGISFGEINTRSFSFNSPEGACPNCSGIGTLTAVDPELCVTNPKLSLNEGAVRTAGWNFDDPKSWGRCFIEALAKRYKFSLDVPYYKLPEEIKNIILYGNNGEMLKVDTRNSLYPRSGDYYSDWEGVVPSVMRRWRESGSDDAKAAYERYMSIDVCPVCNGARLNKNSLSVKLGGKNISELTDMSVKNMRQFFSDLALKGKNAEIAAPILREVKARLEFLYDVGLDYMTLSRSSATLSGGEAQRIRLATQIGAGLQGVLYVLDEPSIGLHQRDNDKLIKTLFKLRDLGNSILVVEHDEDTMRAADHIVDIGPGAGSFGGKIVAQGSIDDIIKVEESMTGQYLSGKKFIPVPMNRRKIDDKKLLKIKGACINNLKNIDVDIPIGLFTVVTGVSGSGKSSLINSTLVPYLEHELNGSRKKKVKCERITGYSNLDKIICIDQSPIGRTPRSNPATYIGLFDLIRKLYAETPDAKQRGYKAGRFSFNTKGGRCEACAGDGVNKIEMHFLPDIYVTCDVCKGKRYNRETLEVRYNGKNISDVLDMSVDEAVDFFKNHPTIYKKVRTLQDVGLGYIKLGQPSTTLSGGEAQRIKLASELSRRSTGKTIYVLDEPTTGLHVADVHKLVDILERLTENKNTVVVIEHNLDVIKTADHIIDLGPESGDGGGEIVVTGTPEEVAKCKASYTGQFLKPLLDKAKKNGQYKDIAAFIDTARLEEEQYDILTGPKVRRRIREEIEDNGEE
- a CDS encoding ATP-dependent Clp protease ATP-binding subunit ClpE, whose translation is MAICSICKKRHAIVFTSRYENGARIDEGFCLKCAYESGISGVADMFKATGINADNIDEMSDRLEELVKQGGFAANPTEFLKNLASGDGFEPFEDDENGYEFDEDSTPVGITDPEDKKDDKSEEEPMGLPSIFDNFFRKKPEDQEDEGEGKNTKDTRRGRSKPRFKYLNEFGTNLTARAAENKIDRIIGRDAEIDRVIQILNRRSKNNPVLIGAPGVGKTAVAQGLAVKIVEGSVPEKLLNMEVWQLDLPAMVAGTQFRGQFESRIKGVINEAIKAENIILVIDELHTIIGAGDAEGSTNAANILKPALARGELRILGSTTTAEYKRIEKDSALERRFQKVMLDEPSVEMTIEILKGIKDYYEKHHNVTYSDEVIEFAVKASKRYITDRYLPDKAIDLIDEAGSAANLKNVRLVKLANTRKALEAAKVEHQKVIDSMENSSPEEREADYEKAAELKAKVDKLQNEVDALENDISPDPIQIEDIARVVEMWTGIPLKSISETESEKLANLENKLHERVIGQDEAVHAVAAAVRRNRAGFTKKHKPTSFIFVGPTGVGKTELVKALAEAMFDTEDALIRVDMSEYMEAHSVSKLIGSPPGYVGFDDAGQLTEQVRRKPYSVVLFDEIEKAHHDVFNLLLQMLDDGVLTDSHGLHVNFENCIIIMTSNAGSSAKANTIGFFNDTHEAMEQHVQSALKETFRPEFLNRVDETIIFKSLKPEEIRKIVNIMIKDVFSSLDEKHIKGSLTKAAGDRLAEIGYDEKYGARPLRKAIRSNIEDPLSDMFLTGALKDVATLKIDFRRGKFVFDTIKVKTE